In the genome of Toxoplasma gondii ME49 chromosome Ia, whole genome shotgun sequence, the window CAGTGGTGAAGGTAGTAGCGACACAATGTCCCCCACAAGCGCTGGTCAAACGCAAGACGCCCTCGAAGCCGTTCTTTCTACTCGGAATGTCAACCACagctgaaaagaaaaacgcagtgAAAAAGCCAAGCGAAAAtcgaagcgaagagaaaaatggaaagaggaaaaaaactgAAAGAACAACTGAAAAAAGAGTAAAAATAAAAAAGGGGAAAGtgagaaacggaaaaactgaaaaaagaaaaccatgaaaaaaagagacttGTAAAACCATACCTTTCGAGCAGCTTGCGCAAAGTGACCCTTCTGGACTGCCtcatgcagagacgaaaagtcGGTAGAAAGTCCGACAGATCCGCAGATAGTTTTTATCGCCTCCAAacttgcatgcgcctgctCCGCCGCCTCAgcctcgggtgtacatacactcccGAAGTTCGCAGCACTCGGAACGGACAGCGCCGCCGAGAGGCGCTTTTTCGCGACGAGGCGGCACGACTGCAAATCTGCGAGAAGGTTGTCTGTTTTAAAAaatgaagagcgagaacacaACGAGTACAtaaacagaaggaaaaagagtgACCAGATGCACGTAATACTTGcctgtacatatatatatatatatatatgtacatatatatatatatatatatactgcTGGACCtagatagataaatagaTAGACAGTTACATTGGTATCTGCATGTATGCGTATTTTTGAATTCCTGCATGCATAAAAGTAACTCTAAATGTCACTGGAAttccatgcatgcaccttgCAGGGTAGACTTCGGTTGCGCTGCATGTGTCTTGTGAAGTTCATTGgaagagtgaagagaacGCCCTCAGCGGCGGGAGTGCAGCTTACAAAGCAGAATTCGTTTCAAGGCAAAGTCGGCGAGAGCCTCTCGCGTCAACAATTCTGGGAGACGATACCCTGAGGAACAAatgcagaaacggagactcCCGTTCACCTAATCTGAGGCTGCCGGTCACGCTTGAAGAGTTTCTGCGGTGCTGCAGTCACGAGGAACCCCCTTTGTCTTGAGTTttcctcgcgcatgcagtcaaaaaaagacaagcgTCAAGCAATTGCCCGCCTTCTTGTCAGACAGAATATATTCCACTTGGCGACGTGCTTAAATCGGCGTCGTCatggggtgtacatacactcggCGTCGCAGCACCGGCGGCAATTTTGAGTGCCAGCGCTGCGATCCTTGCAGTTATCTTCTCTGCAAGAAGAACCGGTGAAACATTTGAGCTTTTCCAGAGACGCCCGACGAGAAACTATCttgtgtctccgttcctctttctctctgtcgccttcagCACAAGAAAATCGGATTTTCGTGAGGAGCACCCGCAGAGCGATTCCTCTTCGCAGGTGTGGAGCGTCGAAGACGAGTCAAGTTGAAGCATCTGGCGAAGTGAAGCAGCGACTTTCCGATGGAGAGGTGCAAACCTCAGACTGATTTACTGAGACATGGAACAGAGAGTTGAACTCTTCACGACAGTCTCGAGAATCGAACACAGCGCCTTGTTCACAGGTCGCACTGGGAACGACGTTCGACAGCTGCGCCTCTCCTAACTGGCTTCGCACTCaacgagaggcagaaaacatGAAAAGCCTTGATTCAGCGTAACACAGGAAAGGACGAGTTTCTTGATTGAACGAAGGCATGCTTCCTCTAGAGTTCTTTCAGCGATCACTTGGCTTCTCCCGAAATCGACGAAGCCCAGCTGGGGTGGACGACGAAGTTAAAAAGTGCGTCTGCACCTCTCCTTAAAAACGGAGTGGAGCTCTGCCGCGTCTCACCTCGCGATCTGACGAAGGCGATGAAATCTTTCGCGTCGAAGTCGTCCACACACCCACCTTCAAGCAGCGCGACCTCTCTGAGGATctgcagaaagcgaaggcgcAGGACCGAGACTGGTGGAAACAATGGGTGAGACCTATCGACAGCCGgatctccttttctctgacGACAGTTCCTCCTCGCCGCTAGCATGACCGCATGCAAAAACAACGCAGACAAGTTACAGCTGTCGCGCGGTGGAGGGAGATCGAATGGAGAAgagtctccctctccgcAGAAATTTCTCGACAGAagctcctttttctttctatTTGCTCTGCCGGAAGACATGCGACACAACAGAAAGTCAGGACGAacgaggaacgcgaagagcGCCTACTTCTCCTGCAGCGGGGAAACGGTGAGTTTCTGCGACCCCCACTCCACAGTGTCTCAGGAAACGGCTCGAAAAAACGCAACACCGCATGAGTTCCAGGAAAAAGCGTTCCGCTCGCAGCCTGTGCGTTACCTTCAAGAGCACAGCGAGTTGCCTTGGCTTGCGGGAGAACTCGCCAGAAGATGCTGCGACGCAGAAACGGCGGACAGCTCTGTCTCGTcacagaaacaggaaacggagacagacgtACCTGTTCCACCACTGAAAAGTAGCAGCAGTCCTGCAGAAGCAAGAGCACCTCTTGCTGGCTGTACTCGGACGTTCGcctgcggtgtacatacacggGGACAGCCACACACCTTGGGaccgaaaagagagaagaaaggcggagGAGAGGTTTTCTTTCCCAACGAACTCACCCGCAAACATCTAGGAGGACTGGGACCTGAGGATGGATTTTTTCAAAGACACTCCCCCAAAATCGACATCGAATGGTCTGAACTGTCGCATCGAGGTGACAGTATGGAAGTCTCTCAAGCGTGAGAAGAGCGCAGCTTTTCAAAATGCCCCAGATAAAATCTGAAGAAGACcaaagaacaggaagacTTCCTTGTGATCCAGTGGGCGTCGAGCGTGACGACTGAGTGAAGCGCGTAGAGGCTGGAGAAGACTTgtgcgaaaggagagacggagagcagaCGCATGGAGACTCCAAATCGTTCACAcgaggaggaaacagaaccGGATCTGCAGAGACGGCTTGCAGCGCGGAAAGCATCGTTCGAGATAACGTGGAAGAAGCCTTCAGCTCTGAGGCAGCGTCTTCACTTTTCTAGAGAAGGAACGCGCAGAGCGGCAGGCCAGCGCCGGCACACGACGCAGTGAGAGGTCGCACTGCGTTTacgcagaaaggaaaatcGCGGTCGCATgcatgagagagaagccgagaaaacgaggaagcgaacgacgtgtgtgttcttctccacctcttgCAGCTTCCAAACGATTCTCACCTGCCGTTGATTCTCTCGTAGCATGCTACGAGAGAGCTTTGCAGTTCATCGACGCCCACAGGCGGCCTGAGAGAATCCATCTGTGCTGCGTTTCGGATTCTTTAgggtctgtgtctctcgtttttcgcggAAGAAAAAGTGCCGCCTTGTCTCCTTGCGCTCGGACGCTTTTGGGAAGCTGCGCTGACACCTTGGCAGGGTCCGGCTTCCtaagacagaagaagacctcgagaagaaaacgtccACTGGCAGAGCGGAGGAGACCCGACGAGTTCGCTTTGCTCATTTCTTCTCGGCGTTGCGGAACTGCACATTTGCGAGAAGTTGAGGAAAGGCAGACGGGACCGGGAAAAGAGCGACGAGCAGCTGACGCATGCGCTTTGCTCGGTTCCAGAAGAGACGACTCGAAACGGCGGACAGCTGTTCGCGAAAACAGCAACATGACGCCGAAGAAGGCTTTGAGAAACGCGACTCAAATGTCACCTCGAAGTCTAATTTCCAGTgagagaggcgcggagaCGTCACGGATGTTGGGAGCTTTCCGGTTTCTGAGGCTACGCCAAGCtctttgtctgcatgcaccgagaGTGCGTGGTTTTTGAGGAGGTTCTTGCTATTTCCTTCAGCGACGTTTTAATTGAGCTGGGAAACCTGGCCATATTTTAGTTCGAAGCGCCACGTCGCTCTTGGTACTTTCGTCTTCACAGCGAAAGAAGTGGAACTCTGCGTGTGTTtccgaagaggcagaaacaaGCACATCGTTCCGCAGCGAACTCCGTTTGGAGGTTTTCCACGGAAGAGTTCTCGACTGGCTTGGCTGCTCAGAGTCGACCcgccagcgaagaaggcgtgGCTTCTCCAGCAGTTTTCTGTCCTCATCGGCAGGATggtttctcgcgttctcgaGTCACTTCGACGCTCGGCAACGACCGTCCATGTGACCTACGTCTTTGCCGACGACTTTAACGGGGCGTCGGGAAAGCAGTCCTGAGCACACAGACTCGCACGAAACGAAAAACCTGACGCGTTCACGCGTATCGGAAAGGAAACTGGACTGAAAGCCCCGACACAAGTTTCTGTCGTTTGCTGCGGACTCCCAAGTGAGTCACTGGGCGACCTGCAGCGGGCACCACGCCGGTGACTGCCATAATTAAAGACTTAGCATTCCCCCATGTTTCTTTTCGAATCCGCCTTCGACAGGTCGAACCGTCGGCCCGGGAGGAAGAGCGCACAACCTTCCAGTTTACTAAAGCGTTGAATGCAGTCTAAAAGAATCCGTAGACAGATGTCGAAAGTGTAGCTCATCCCCCTGTTTGAATAGTCACGGGCCGGAACTATTGCCTGCAAGTCCGGTCCTCCACTTCTCCTGGAAAGTTCACTTCAGAAAAGACGCCCTGACGCACATACTTTCTCAGTTGAGATGCGAAAGCTTCCAGTCACCACTTGCTCGTGAGACAACACAAAAATGCAAGCGGGGCGACAGCGCCCCTGTTTGCTGGTCTCGGACGGAGCATTGCTTTTCCCCTGCACACTCGTGACGAGGCGAGCGCTCCGTCACCAGCATCAGTGGAGGAATACTCGGACGATGGCAAAGTAGGGCCAGAGTTTGTAACTCACACTTACGCACGATTTGTCCACTTTCCAGGCCGCGGGGAAAAGTTGTCAAAATCTCTGCCGTTTAGATAAGCGTCAGAAGCATCTTGTGCATTTGCTGGCGTTCAACATCGAGTTAAAGAAGGAACAGCGGGATGGGGGTGCTGGGCCGTGTATGTGGCAACTGCACTTGCGGTGTCGTACGCCTTTTAGTCCACTCGAGTCAAAAAATGCGTCGCTGCATGGGGCGGCGTTCACCTCGAGTTCGGACGTCTCACCGAGTGCCGTACTTCCTCTCACTTCTCCTTCCCACAGCTGCCACCTTCATCAGCTCGGCGGACATGCACTTTGCGCAGACGaggtcttcctcgccttctcatCTCCGTCAAGTGATGAGACACGGATGCGGCATCCGTCGCGagtgtctgcttcctcggaGCGCGGTAAccggcagacgaagagacagctcgCCCCGGCTGCTCGGGAGGAACATTCGACAGTCAAACAACCTGCGAGTCGAGAGCTGCATCTGCCTGGATGAAAGAGCGGCGAAACTCTCAACTCCGCCGTCAAGAAGGGAAAAGCCATAGCCTGCGCGTCTACTGTAGGCATCGCACTGTCAGTAGACACGGTCCCTAAGCAGAAATCAAGATGCCTCCAGCTGTGAAAGGACGTCTGATCGACTAAACACAGACATGCTAGTAGAGTCCCGACGCTGCTCAAGTGGTGTCTCCAGCTGTGAGACTGACTCGGGTTAAATGGACAGAtcctggagaggagaactgCCGTCATGGGCGGGTTCCTCCTGTGGCTATAGGAATATACATTTTACCGTGGAGTGGTGGCTGATCtgtcggcgcatgcagtttttcgAGGCTTCAAGGTTTGAATCGAGTTCAGCAACTGTGGCTTGAAAAGGAGTGGAGACGAATGAAGTACGGAGGAGGCCAAGGTTGAGATGCAGAAGCGGCGACAGAGTCTGCTCGCAGTTCTTGTCATGTCGTAAACTACTGCGGTGGTCTGTGTTTTCAGCTTCTTTCGTCGCATCAGTGTCGTTGAAGTATTCTGAGTCGTTTCCTTACTAGAATGCCTCTAGAAACCTGCGCCGATTCCTCTTCTCTAACTATTCTGGATGTTCGAGAGACGGATATCGACGTTCGTGTCCGGCAGTCATTACCGAGAGACTTATCTCGTCGTTTGTGGGTCTGATGAAGCCGCGTAACGGAAAAGTGCATGCTGGCGAGAACtggcgaaaaaaaaagacatAGGGACGCTATCCAGTGCGGTGACGAAACGACaggctgtctccgcctcaTAACTGGACTGTCTCTGCCATTCTCTTTGAGTCTTGCAGACCTCAATCAGCAACGGATCACTTCACTCACAGCAGAGTGTGCGCAGTAAGCACGGTTTTGCTTGCAAACAGCCGAACTCTATTCTTTCTATTCTTTGTACAGTCAATATACATTTCTTTATTTGCAGCCGAAATACATCATTTTATAGGCAATATCCACTTCTATATTTGCAGGCGAAATATACTATTTTATAGGCAATATACATTTCCTTATTTACAGGCGAAATATACTATTTTATAGGCAATATACATTTCCTTATTTACAGGCGAAACATCTTCTTTTGCAGGTATGCTGTCCTAAGCGCGTTTTCACTGTTTGTGGCCGTGTATTTAACTTTCGTCTCTTGCAAAGAGCTAGAGGcactgtttcttctgttaCAAACACTCTACAaggttttctttcctttgcaGGGAGTTGCAGAGATATGCGCTTGTACCGGacgcttctgtttccttcctggACTGCTCGCCAGGACGTTAGTGGCCGAGCGACTTTTCTCTTGCGAAAAGTCggggtgtctcgacacctcCGACGCACAGTTAGCTGTGCGGCCCAAGTCGTGACTCcaactttttctctgtcaacGTCTTTCAACGTCGTCAGATTTGCCTCCGATTTCTGTTGAGACCTCATCCTGCAGCCGCGGGCactcgccgcttcttctcgccgaaTTCCGGGGAAAACAGACGCCGGACGCCTCGAGAGCTTGCAGGCCCTCTCCGTCGCAGAGTGCGCCCGAGCATGGGCGCTGTTTCTGTTTGGAAttgcctctttcttttgAGGATTCCCTACTaccttttctgcttctttctcgggGAAACAGTTCgctgcgaagaagactctACTGTGCCTTTCCTTGAGACGGGCTGATGCCTTCGTCTTTGACTCTCGAAATCTCCACCCCCGCGTCTAGCGTTTTTGGGGTGTCTCGAGCTCGTGGAGCCGTCGTTTTTTCGCCATGTTTGATCAAGGCGGTGTACACGGGTGAAAATgtgtttttcgcgtttttcagAAACCTTTCTAGAACTCccttccgtgtctctctccaggatTTGCTTGGGGCTGGGGCGCGGGACACAGACGTGACTGCAGATGCAAGTTTTTTGCGCGATTGTCTCGGCGCCTCGTCAGGTTGTTTTTCCGCTCGTTCTCCCGAATGTTCgacgttctccttctcgcacACTCCAaatttttcctcttcctgtctcggcCAAAGTTACGCTCgttcgcctgcgtcttccgGCCGCGTACACAGTAGCCCGCGAGTGCTAGCTTTAGTCTCGGGGGCAGGCGGCTGCCTCCGCAGCGGGACTCGAAAAACGACTTCTCGGCTTTTCCTCttgcaagaagagaaatgaaACTTATTCCGTTGGCGCGCGCTTCCTCCAGAGAATTTTCCAGAAAATCACCCGGGAGCGTTCGCGCCTGAGCCCCTAGCGTTCCTTCCCCTGCCCTGCGTGTGCGTATGGACGCCGTCCACCGCGCcagtcagagagaagacgaaaggttTTTTTCTCAGAAAACGAGGCGCTCTTCCTGCGAGCAGTGTGTCGGCTTCTGCGGCCTGACCGCGTATTCAGCAAGATGCCCGGAGTGGCATCTTGCGAGTTTCTGAACGAAGTTGCCGCGTCTGCGTATTTCGACCTGCCCCGCACAGAGTCCGCGGCAGCCGAGAGACGAATGGCCTCGCTTTCGAACCTTCCAAACACTGAACTGCAGACGCATTTCTCTCGACCTCCAGACTCGAGCAAGCAGCAGCCTGCGCCGCGAGGAAAGCCCTCGATCCCAAGACTCGACAGAGTCGGTGAACCTCACCGGCCGGCCTCTTCGCGCTCAAAGTCCGGCTCATTGTCTTGTGCTGAAGCCCCTTGGCCACACAGGCGACTGCCGGGGACGCCCGTCGGCTGCACAGACACAGTAGGCCGAGGCTCGAAGCTTCGAACTGAAGAGCCTTCCGGACGCGGAAACCGAGACGCCGCGCGTCCTCGCGACTCTCGcactccttcctcttcttccaacgcttcttcttctctttcgtctcctttcaaGTCTCCTTCCAAGTCTGTCCGtacctcgtcttctgctgtcgGCGCCTGTCTGGAAGCGGGACCGAGGAGAGCTACGTCGCTCTTCGCTTACGTGTGCAGCGgccttttgttttctcgcagcttcttctcgggTCTGGTCTTCAGCCGGATGATGCACTGGTGCGTCGCGTCTGCCCTGCGGTTTCTCCTTCTGAAACTTCTCCAGCTTCAGCGTCGGCGCTTCCTTGAAGTCTGCTGTGACCCCACACAGAGGTTCACACACATCCTCTCTGGCGGCCGCCTCAAGGCGGAGCGCCacagtgtacgtacagccgaCGGGTATGAGATCTTCTTCTACCGCCTCGCGAGGGTTTCGCGACACTGCTGCCACACTGCCGCGCCGCGCTGCTGCGGTGCCTcgagtgtgcatgcatctggcagagaaggcggcggcaCTTCGCCGTGTCGATGCGCCTCCGTCTGTTCCGCGTCGAGAGATGAAAACGCGTTGGGCGCTTGTGGATGCCTCCAAGCCCCAGCGACCTCGGCGACTGGCCCGTGTCCGTCGCCGGTGATCAGCCGACGCGTGTTGCCCCATCCGGGGccgcctgcatgcgaagTGAGTCTCCCCGCGGATGACGACGAAGCCGcttcgggtgtatgtacacccgagactCCGCGGGAGACTTCGGAGACGCCGTCTCTGGAGGACTCCGAGGTGCGAGAAGCATGCAACATCGGCTCGCGTCGTTGTGTagaaggcagcgagaaaggaggggGCTGTTCGGATGTAGCGACACCCCGCTCTGCACCAGGTGGTGGGGAGCGTGGTTCGGAAGGGGATCAGTTTCCGTCTGTTGAATTTGGTGGCGTTCTCCAGCAGGCTTTCTGCAGGGAGCGAAACgcgcaagaggaagagcgaccgTTAGTTTTTCTCCAGCATGGACTACTGGAGTCCTCGCTGAACTGGGTGAGTGGCGGCGCAgagtctctcgccttcttgctCGTCGAAAACGGCTGCGACGTCTGGCTCGGGAACAACCGGGGGAACGAGTacgttcgttttctgcaggCTGAACAACACGAGAACGAATGCCTGCCCTCGCCCGCGGCCGGcaaagcgaaggagacgcagagctcGACCCCGCAGACACCCGCGGCTCGTGCGGGGCtgtctgcggagacagctgacGAGTCTGGGGAATTGGAAAGCGTCAGTTTCCACGAGGACGCTCCTGGGACCCGGTGTCTCTTCAACTCGGCAAGCAGTCACGATGAgggcgcctctctccgcgaCTGCGAAGCTGCTGCAGAGTCAGAGAAAAGGCGTAGCCTCTGCGCCAGCGGCCTGGCGGACTGGGCTGAGCAACGACTGTGGGAGACAGTCTCTCCGGACACAGTGGCCTCCTCGGCCCATGTCGGCCCGCCTCGaggcagcgcatgcagccagcTGTGTTGCCAGTGCACAGGTTTGACTGCGTTTCCTGCGATTCCCGCGGCCAGCTCCTCGGCTGAAGAGCAGCGAATCCTCGGAGCTGCTTGTGTGGAGGCGGCGGGGACTCTCCTGCGCCTGCTGCGGTGCAGCCAGCCGTGCAGAAGACGCCAGGCGCGGCGTCCGAGTGCGGCAACTTCCGGATTCGAGACCAGCGAATCTGCGTCTCGATTTCCATCCCCTCCACAGTCGAGACAGCGCCTGTTTTCCTGCAGAAGAGTCGGGGGtcgggcgagagagacgagcgcAGAGGAACAGCCTGCGTCGTCGGAGTGCAGCACTCAAGTGTCTCCAAGTCTCGCGAGCCCCGCGCCGGAAGTCTCTTGCCTCGGAGAGGACGAtcgcggtgtatgtacacctcctCACAGTGGTTGGTGGCCGCTCCCGCACCGGCGACGACACCCGGCAGCGGGAGAATGTGGCGACtcagacgcgcatgcagtttcgcAGGAGTCGCGGGACTGTTTTCCGCCCTTCTCGTCGAtctctgcggcttctgcgcAAACGTGGACGTTCCACGACATGGCCGAGTTCGACGTACCTGCGATGCTGCACcacattctctctcttccggcTTCCGTCGGCGGCGGGGTGTTGCCAGGCCAACAGACTTCAGAGCCGCGACGTCTGAGGAAAGTGTGGGCGTTCGGCCAGTCGCAAGGAGCTGCGCAGTTGCTGGCCTTGACGAGCACCTTCCCCGgagtctgtctcctcgtccacTCGCTCgtgctcttctcgccgccggTCGTCTTGcatcctctctcctctctgtcgctctctacGCAGCTGCTGATCTCCCTTGGGCTGAGACACCCGGCGTCGCTGCTGAGAGGCATCAAAGTCGCGGAGGCGCTCTTCCCTTCGCCGGCGCTGTCGATCTTTGGAGACTGCGTGGCGGGGCACAGACTCATGGGCTTCTACACTGGAGACATCGCCTGGCAGCAGAGATGCATCAACTTCAAGTTCACGCCCAGTGGCGGAACGAGCAAACTGAACTTCCAGCACTGGCTCGGCATCATGCATGGCGGCGAGCCTCTGGGCCGgcgtgtacgtacacccgaggcGCGACGGCGCCGCGAGGCCGAGGCGCGGCGCGAACATGCGCTACACGTTCTGGAGAAAGtcgcagacgaaggagacgccgcgcCAGGCCCCGCCGCCTACCCTCTAGAAAACATCACCTGccccgtgcatgcatttttcGGCGGAAAAGACAACCTCGTCAACGCAGGTGAGGAAAccgcgaaggagacggcaAGCAGGGACAGCCAGAGAGAGTGAGAACGGGGAAGCGGAGACGTGGAAGAGCGGGGAAAgggaaggcagaaagagaacacaaagggaaggaagaggaggagcgaagaggcgcgaGGCGAACAGCAGGTGTTTCCGTTGGAGTTGAGGGGGAGACTTTTGTGAGTCGCCACTATTTGTTTTTCCTCGGGAGAAAAGAGTAAGCAAACGGTGGGAAGTGGTGGAGAAGATCCGGTGGGTTTGAGTACTTCAGCTGGcttttccccctttttcAAAATGCAAGTGTTGCATCTCTCGGCGAATCCCTCAAACCTCAGAAAACGGTGAGAAAACGGCTGTCGGAAGAAGTCCGAAGAGAGCCGGCCCGCCGGCAGCGTTTCGATGTATGTACACGCTGGGagcttctccgtctgtccCTGCGTTGTGTGACTTTCCTGACATTTAGCAGACACACCGATCCAAGACGCATTCATCGATCGCAGAGTTgctgtcttcgctgtcgttttgtctctgcagaagcgTCGGTGGCGTACCTCTCCGAGTGTGTGGACAGAAACCTTTTGTCGGTTGACTTTTGGCCAGACGCGGGACATCTCGATTTCGGCTGGGCGCGCGCCCGCCGGTGGGACCTTTATCCGGACCTCGTTCGGCGAATTCTTTCTCATTCTTGACAGAGGATTCTGATTCCTTCCCAAGGAGCAAGATGGCTGCGAGGAATGTGTACACAGAGCGATAGGAAACACCTGCAGTGAATCCCCTGATTATTTTCAAGTAGCAAGGCTTCGgcctccgtcgtctctgGGTTTCGACGGAGTGTCCAGCGCATGATAGTCTTGGCCTCCGCAAACCGGTGTGTGActcagcgagagacgcggaacGTTTGCGGCGGAGCGTGAAGGGGGGCGCGGCGTCGCCTTCCCCAGTGTGGATGCAATCCGATCGAAATATGTCTTCCGTTCAGAGTTAAAGGACAAGGGGCGCTCGAGCTGGACGGAGAGCGGGATTTTCTTTTGAAAGCCAGTTCGGGCCACCCCCTCTTTGTACGAATGTGTGCTTTGAGTAACGTTGACgacttcgtttccttccaaGTTCTCATAGTTGAGCGTGGATGACTGAATGCACCCGAGACTGCGTCGAGAATACGTTGTCAGAGTCTGAGAGCCAGGATTTCCAGTCCGACCCCAGGCCGGTTGTTCCACTCTCCGATCACCCGTCCAaccctctccgtcgtcgtGGCGTACACTTCGTTCTTAACCAAGACGACGATGTGCCTACGGTGACCACCCTACGCAAACGCATATACTTTTGTTATACTGTCCCTATAGgtatctatatctatgtatatatgtatgtatacgtgtgtatatgtgtttGTGCGCATGTGAATGGTTTACTTGACGCAGGGGATTGGAGAGGAGGGTATAGCGGCATCTTGTTGTGAAAGCCGTCACACAGACTGGATGACGGAGAGGCGTTACAGCGCTGGTTTTCGGTGTATGCAGAAGAGTGAAAATGGACTTGTTTGTTCCAAAGAACGTCGCTTTTCGAGGAGCCAAGGGAGAAAAATGTCAAGTGAAGAGCGAACGCTGTGCGGAGGGGGACGCGAACCCCGGCCCGAAGCTTCTGTGTTGTGTCTTGTTGGTTAGGACTTTTGAAAAATTCATCCGCTTCGCTGAGGGGAAGCTCATAGCGAATTCCTGGAGGGACTTCGTCGCCGCTGAGCTAATGCGGACGCTCTCGTTGAGAGAAGAGTTTACGAGTTGTTTACTTCCATTTCCATGTTTTCCGCTTTTCAACCTTCGCAGAGCGTGTCTGTGCATCCAGAGGATCACGGCCGCAACAGACGCTGCATGAAATCGCACAGCAAGTAAAGTTCGCTGAGACACGCGGGTGTCTTTGCTTGAAGCGAAACCCGGGAGACGGAACGAGACTCGAACTGGGGGATCCACGCTGCAGCTTCCCTAAAGAAGTTGACCCAGAAAAATTTCACTTGACACATGCAAGCTTTCAACGCAAACACGTGAATATGCATCTGTGTTCAGGACCTTGTATTTATATAAAAACATATGTCTGTATACTTTGGAAAAGTTGTTGATGTTGGTAGAGGTGGTCAAGCTTCGGGCGCCGGATGTGGTTGGAGAACAGGCCATCCCGTAGACGGCTCACAAATTTTATAGCTCTCTATAGAGGAAATTGAAGCTCTGTTTGAAAGACCAGACACTTGCTTTTCGCAGATGGTAAACTCGTTCAGCAGGATGCGACTCAGAGGAGACGATGACGGCAGTCACAGGATGCAGGGGACTCATTTACTCGGCAGTGAAGAAAAATACAAATTCCTGCTGCACTTCGCTCACCAACACATCAACTGTGGTTTGACACCGAaacttcttttctgcttAAGTGGTCGGTCTTCTCTGTAGACCACCGGTGAACACTGGACCCTCTGAAGACGCGTACACAAGCAAGCGTATACACTTTGGCTGTTGCCACCACTGAGTTACAGGAGGCAGCGCGACCCACTTTGTCGGCAGCGCGAGCTGAATGCCACATATCGTGATGGAAATTGCCTCCCTTTTGAGATGACATCGTTTTTACTGTGGCTGTAGGTGAAAGCGAACTCCAGAGTTTATCTCCTCTGAGACAGTGGATAACGTGTACATGCTTGTTCCGTCATTCGTTGACTATGTTTCCCTTTGCGGGGAGAGCACAGAGCCTCC includes:
- a CDS encoding triacylglycerol lipase (encoded by transcript TGME49_293240), with amino-acid sequence MPGVASCEFLNEVAASAYFDLPRTESAAAERRMASLSNLPNTELQTHFSRPPDSSKQQPAPRGKPSIPRLDRVGEPHRPASSRSKSGSLSCAEAPWPHRRLPGTPVGCTDTVGRGSKLRTEEPSGRGNRDAARPRDSRTPSSSSNASSSLSSPFKSPSKSVRTSSSAVGACLEAGPRRATSLFAYVCSGLLFSRSFFSGLVFSRMMHWCVASALRFLLLKLLQLQRRRFLEVCCDPTQRFTHILSGGRLKAERHSVRTADGYEIFFYRLARVSRHCCHTAAPRCCGASSVHASGREGGGTSPCRCASVCSASRDENALGACGCLQAPATSATGPCPSPVISRRVLPHPGPPACEVSLPADDDEAASGVCTPETPRETSETPSLEDSEVREACNIGSRRCVEGSEKGGGCSDVATPRSAPGGGERGSEGDQFPSVEFGGVLQQAFCRERNAQEEERPLVFLQHGLLESSLNWVSGGAESLAFLLVENGCDVWLGNNRGNEYVRFLQAEQHENECLPSPAAGKAKETQSSTPQTPAARAGLSAETADESGELESVSFHEDAPGTRCLFNSASSHDEGASLRDCEAAAESEKRRSLCASGLADWAEQRLWETVSPDTVASSAHVGPPRGSACSQLCCQCTGLTAFPAIPAASSSAEEQRILGAACVEAAGTLLRLLRCSQPCRRRQARRPSAATSGFETSESASRFPSPPQSRQRLFSCRRVGGRARETSAEEQPASSECSTQVSPSLASPAPEVSCLGEDDRGVCTPPHSGWWPLPHRRRHPAAGECGDSDAHAVSQESRDCFPPFSSISAASAQTWTFHDMAEFDVPAMLHHILSLPASVGGGVLPGQQTSEPRRLRKVWAFGQSQGAAQLLALTSTFPGVCLLVHSLVLFSPPVVLHPLSSLSLSTQLLISLGLRHPASLLRGIKVAEALFPSPALSIFGDCVAGHRLMGFYTGDIAWQQRCINFKFTPSGGTSKLNFQHWLGIMHGGEPLGRRVRTPEARRRREAEARREHALHVLEKVADEGDAAPGPAAYPLENITCPVHAFFGGKDNLVNAEASVAYLSECVDRNLLSVDFWPDAGHLDFGWARARRWDLYPDLVRRILSHS